A region of Actinomycetota bacterium DNA encodes the following proteins:
- a CDS encoding glycosyltransferase: MSKKLISIVTPCYNEEGNVVELYERLKQVLASLTEYDYEHIFIDNASTDSTQSILRSLAASDHRVKVIFNMRNFGQTRSPYHAVLEARGDAVICMVSDLQDPPELISKFVEQWEAGFKVVVGQKTESAESRLFYLLRTAYYRLVRSLADVELIEHVTGFGLYDREVIERLRGLDDPYPYVRGLISEFGYPVARIPYRQLNRKSGVTKNNFYTLYDLAMLGFTSHSKVPLRLAAMLGFLTATLSLVAGLVYLVYKLLFWNQLAVGVAPLVIGLFFFSSVQLIFLGIVGEYVGAIYTQVLHRPLVVERERINFEPAE; the protein is encoded by the coding sequence ATGTCGAAGAAGCTCATCAGCATCGTCACACCCTGCTACAACGAAGAGGGCAATGTCGTAGAACTCTACGAGCGGCTGAAGCAGGTTCTCGCCAGCTTGACTGAGTACGACTACGAACACATCTTCATCGACAACGCCTCAACTGACTCGACGCAATCCATCCTCAGGTCATTGGCAGCGTCCGATCATCGAGTCAAGGTCATCTTCAACATGCGCAACTTCGGGCAAACCAGGTCGCCCTATCATGCGGTACTCGAGGCACGCGGTGACGCAGTGATCTGCATGGTCTCTGACCTCCAAGATCCTCCGGAACTCATCTCCAAGTTCGTAGAACAATGGGAGGCTGGCTTCAAGGTTGTCGTAGGTCAGAAGACCGAGAGCGCAGAATCCCGCCTCTTCTATCTCCTTCGAACCGCCTACTACAGGCTCGTTCGCAGTCTCGCCGATGTCGAGCTAATCGAGCACGTCACCGGCTTCGGACTGTACGACCGCGAGGTGATCGAACGGCTGCGCGGCTTGGACGACCCGTACCCCTACGTGCGTGGCCTGATATCAGAATTCGGCTACCCCGTGGCCCGCATCCCCTATCGTCAACTCAATCGGAAGAGCGGTGTTACCAAGAACAACTTCTACACGCTCTATGACTTGGCGATGCTCGGCTTCACAAGTCACTCGAAGGTTCCGCTTCGATTGGCTGCCATGCTAGGATTCCTCACTGCAACGCTGAGCTTGGTCGCGGGACTTGTCTATCTGGTGTACAAGCTGTTGTTCTGGAACCAGCTCGCGGTGGGCGTCGCCCCGCTGGTTATAGGATTGTTCTTCTTCTCCTCGGTACAACTCATCTTCCTGGGCATAGTGGGCGAGTACGTCGGCGCCATCTACACCCAAGTGCTGCACCGGCCTTTGGTTGTAGAACGAGAGCGCATCAACTTCGAGCCGGCGGAATAG
- a CDS encoding glycosyltransferase family 2 protein, protein MKKQPRGVSIVILAHNQLKYTQECLEALDATTSGHQIIIVDNASTDGTPEYLRQLEEEKPHVRVFYNKRNVGFAAGCNQGVAASRNGTICLLNNDTVPMEGWLDSMLEVLEPGVGAVGSKLMLPDTTLQHCGIEFQYNTDPRPHFWPYHRYLKEPEDLPAANVLEEVPGVTAACLLTTKKVWDRVNGMDEGYIVANFEDVDFNLAVRDAGFKVLYQPASRLTHYWGTTVNSKGDAPDSPRQYFQQNYGRLMQKWFDTLAGGLANV, encoded by the coding sequence ATGAAGAAGCAACCACGGGGCGTGTCGATCGTCATCCTCGCGCATAACCAACTGAAGTACACGCAGGAGTGCCTCGAGGCGCTCGACGCCACGACCTCGGGCCATCAGATCATCATCGTGGACAACGCGTCCACTGACGGGACGCCCGAGTACCTTCGTCAGCTCGAAGAGGAGAAGCCGCACGTGCGGGTTTTCTACAACAAGCGCAACGTGGGCTTTGCCGCGGGCTGCAATCAGGGTGTCGCAGCCTCACGAAACGGCACGATTTGCCTGCTCAACAACGACACCGTGCCGATGGAGGGATGGCTCGACAGCATGCTCGAAGTGCTGGAGCCGGGCGTGGGAGCGGTGGGGTCCAAGCTGATGCTGCCCGACACCACGCTGCAGCACTGCGGGATCGAGTTCCAGTACAATACCGATCCGCGGCCGCACTTCTGGCCGTACCACCGCTACCTCAAGGAGCCGGAGGATCTTCCGGCGGCCAACGTGCTCGAAGAGGTGCCGGGCGTCACTGCGGCGTGCCTGCTGACCACCAAGAAGGTCTGGGACCGCGTGAACGGGATGGACGAGGGCTACATCGTCGCGAACTTCGAGGATGTGGACTTCAATCTCGCGGTGCGGGACGCCGGGTTCAAAGTGTTGTACCAGCCTGCGTCCAGGCTGACGCACTACTGGGGCACGACCGTCAACTCGAAGGGCGACGCTCCGGACTCGCCAAGGCAGTACTTCCAGCAGAACTACGGACGGCTCATGCAGAAGTGGTTTGACACGCTCGCCGGGGGATTGGCCAACGTCTGA